One Oncorhynchus mykiss isolate Arlee chromosome 25, USDA_OmykA_1.1, whole genome shotgun sequence genomic window, TGCTCTTGTGGGCGTGGTGAGTGTTTTGTTTTGACTCACAGTATCTTCTCCCTGCCCTCTTACCTCTGCTCCTCTGCTCACTATCCTGTTGGCTCCACTGTACCCTGCTGTTCAAACTCCATTCTCATCTCCACACTGCCAGCCCTGCCAGAGACCACGTCGCCAGCCTTTTGGATTCTGTTTACTtgctgtggagagagacagagacagagcgagagggagttagggggatagaaagagagagaaggatagagcgtgagaaagagaaggatagagacagacattagcgGGCAGCTGACTGCGTCTGATtacatgacctgtgtgtgtgtaacaggccCCCAGGAGGAGGCTTTGCTGGGCTCGGCGGGGACAGGATGGGCGTCCTCAGAGGAGCTATCGGATCAGGCCTCTCAGGCACAGCACCTGGAGCAGCTAGCCCAGCTCTGCATCGTGAGTAAAAGGTGCGTAGAGATGAATAAAGTGAAAGGCTGTTTCCGCTGTGTGTTACAATACTGTATGTAATTAAAAATAGGCTAATGtattatgtgttctgtgtgtctaAAGGCTCTCTGGGCCCAGTGAACAAGTAGAACACAAAATGTCCTCACTTGCAATAAGGACAGTGTTGCTTAGTACTGTTGGTTTTCCTCTCATTAAAAAAGATGTGTAGCTGTTTCTGTTCTGCTGACCTTTCTGTACTTTTGTTGGTCTATACTGGGTTTCAAGTAAGGGCGGGATGAACAAGTAGAGAATTATCTTGTTAAAATGCctgttatacactgagtgtacaaaacattaggaactgcATTTTTTATATTCAATCTTTAATACAattgttttaattttttatatcgctaattacattttttaatatCAATAATGTAATTGTGTATATTAATAATTGTCCAATTCTGCATATATCAGTATAcaacagtggtggaaaagtacccaattgacatacttgagttaaagtaaagataccttaatagaaaatgacttaagtaaaagtcacccagtaaaataatacttgagtaaaagtctaaaggtatttggttttaagtatacttaagtatcaaaagtaagagtaaaagtatgaataataaaataaatcTTATATTAAGCGAActagacggcacaattttcttgttttttaaatttacggatagccagggacacacgccaacactcagatatcatttaaaaactaagcatttgtgtttagtgagtccgccagaccaTAGGCAAtacggatgaccagggatgttctcttgataagtgtgtgaattggacccttTCTGTCCTGCTGAGCATTCAAAACGTAACGAGTACATTTGGCTTTCAGGGAAAACATATGGAGTAAAAAgaacatcattttctttaggaatgtagtgaactcaaagtaaaagttgtcaaaaatacaaatagtaaagtgaagtacagatacccaaaaaaactccttaagtagtactttcaagtatttatgctgaagtactttacaccactggtataaactgagtgtacaaaacaattaacaacacctgctctttccatcacatacactgaccaggtgaatccaggtgaaagctataatcccttattgatgtcatctATTAAATCCACTTAATCAAAGTCGATGAAGGGGATGAGACAAGTTCAAGAAGGGTTTTTAAGCCCTGAatcaactgagacatggattgtatgtgtgtgccattcagagggtgatttAAATGCTTTTCAAcagggtatggtaataggtgccaggcgcaccggtttgagtctgTCAAGAATGGTTGCTGCTGGGATGTTCACGCTCAACCGTTTCCCGTgtgtccaccatccaaaggaaaataagccaacttgacacaactgtgggaagcatttgagtcaatatgggccagcatccctgtggaacgctttggacaccttgcAGTGTcaatgccccgacgaattgaggctgttctgagggcaaaagagggtgcaactcaatattaggaaggtgcttctaatgttttgtccactcagtatagatggtataatatacagtattgaccaggggtattcaactatTACTAGGTCAGGAACCTGCTGGTTTCCTGTTATACCTgataattgcacccacctggtgtcccaggtctaaatcagtccctgattagaggggaacaatgaaaacatGCAGTTGGAACAATAAATacatgcagtggaactggcttcaggGTCCaaagttgagtttgaggggtatAGAGGCAAAAAAAAGGCTGTAGTTATATTTATGCTGTGTATTTTGATACTCAGTCTAGCTCTTTGTACTTTACAAAGGCTGTATATGAGAGTACAATATCTTTAAAAGGTGATTAACAGTGATATTACTGTGCCAGAGGCTATCTCACAGAGACATTGTTTGCATTGTTTAAATAGAACATTTCTGAACTGTCTATGTGGTGGAACTGTCTCCAAAATGGTTAGCTTTTCTTTTCTTATTTCTAACAGAAATGTACCGTATTCAGTTGATTGAACTCAGTAACACATTGCCCCTTCCCCTGATTGTTAGTGAAAGACGGATTATATCTTCATAGTGCTTTGAACATATGTCATCAGGATGGATATTTCCTCATCCAATAAACAAGTGCAGGAATAAGTGTTTGCATCCGTGGTCCCCATGCAAAAATGAATTGGTTGATTTCACTTGAGGAGTTGGAGAAAAGGGCCACCATCTCTAATGTTACCAGAACACAGGGATCTGGTCCTTGATGCAGGGGTACTCTGCCACAAAGACAGTAACATCAACATTTATTTGTCCATGTTGTCATTGGTTGGAAGATTAAAGCATTAAGCCTGATTGTCTTGAGAGGGTGGAAGGGGGGAACAGGTGCATAGGGAGAGGGGTGTGATGGTTGGATAAGGTGAGGAAGCTGGTTCATCTTGAATGAGATTGTAGAGATTGTTTATGGCTGTACCCAGGGTCTTGGGTTTCTGGGCAAACAATGACAAGCACTAGTTGGTTTCTGCTGTTTGACCTCATTCTTGTACAATACTTTTGGTTTTGGGTCTCCAGCACAATGGTCTCATAGACTATaggtaacatagtaaatgtaaatgtaaatatatgttttgattggtatggttacataagacagatggttactgaAGGCAAAAACTAAAGTGGGTGGATTGGTCGGCGTATAACCCAAAGGTTCAGAGTTCAAATCTCATCAGAGACaattttagcattttagctaattagtaaCGGTTTTagtacttactactttttagctgcGTTGCAAGTACTTGTTACTtaatgtagccgatgtgaaatggctagctagttagcggtggtgcgccagggtccctggttcgagcccgggtatgggcgaggggacagactaaagttatactgttacattaacACTTAACCCTATTAGCTAACCCTACCCgtaaacctaaacttaaccctttaacctaactcctaaacttaaccctaacttcaaccctaacccccaaccctaacccctagactAGCTAACTtcagccacctagctagaatttgtgATCTAATAAGAGATAACTGGAAGAGATGGACAGGAACTTCTTTTGGACTAATATAACAGGCTGTTGTAGTCGCCAGCCCCCATCTTCTCTTGTGGTGCTTCCTGAATCTTTCAACGCTGTGGCATGAAGTCCTTCGGCCGTTGAAGGGCTTCTCTGTACTTTGGCGATAGGATGTCCTCAAAGGACATTCTAAACAGTGCAAAAGGACACCTGGCCATTACTAATTGAAGGGAATAATGGTTGTGGAACAGCGATCCTGAAATCTGCCACACTAAACGGGGCTTGCTCTCATCTATGGCCACACATGAGGGTGATAAAGGACCTTGCGTGGTGTTACCCACGggcagatacagatacagagagcgcAGCAGAGTTGGAATCTGTAATGCCATGCTATGCCCACCTAACTCTGTTCCAGAGGGGGATAGCCATGGAAGGGTGCAGAGTAAACCAACCTGTGGGGGCCATGGCATTTGTAATTCACACTGGAACCAGGATGAGGGCAGCAGCTTGGCAGTTGGCAGGCCCTGGACGTTTCCACTGGCTTCATAAGGTTGGGTCTCTGGCCCTGAGCCCACAGCCCTATCGGCCCAGCCTCGTTGCTCCAAATCTAATCACAGCTCAGcccacgtgtgtttgtatttgtcATGCTGCTCTGCTTCAAACACCGACATCGATCCTCACACCTGACAATGCAGCACGTCCCACTAAGCTTGATTAAGGTCAGCCATTGTTGTGCTCCCTGAAAGGACTTATTTATGGGATTAAATTAACCAAGGGTGCCAGACAATATATATTTCAGCACGAATCCAAGCCCAGGTTGATTCTTTGGAATGACATGAACTGCTTTTTCTAGTTCAAGTGTTATGAGTATACTGATACAAAAATAATCTACTGATACAAACTACTACTGATACAAAAATAATCCATAAAATGTTACTTATCTATGTGTTCCTGTCCTTTGTCTTTCAGACCTCATCTTGCTTTAGAGTACAGTGGGAAAGCCACTAAGATCCATCAGAGGGCCTTTGGCAACGACCACCCCATCACAGACAGGAGTCTGGAGCTGCTGGCCACCGTCTACGCAGAGATCGGCAAGACAGAATACTCAGGTAAAAGCCATAGACATGCTGAGTAAAGACATAAAAGCCATAGGCTTATTTTAAATGGTCATGAGTGTGGCTGAGTGTGAcagcatgtactgtactgtcagtaTGACAGACAAGCCTTCCTTACAGCACACAGGCAGACGAAGGGTTTTATATTTGATAGTTTGTGGTTAAAAATGCACACTGTACACTGAGAGGTGATGTAGTGTAGACCTTGTCACCACGTTAACACAAAGCACTCTCCAGTGGCATGACAAACCCAAGAACAGCCACCTTGCCTCAGCTCACACACCGCACTGTAAGTGGCATACAGAATTCCAATTAACCTTTGTACTGTACGATGTCAGCTCAAGGAAATGTTAAATtaaataacacactcactgtgcTGTTGGACATCAAAGTGGTTTTATATAGAGCTGAACATAAAATACTTTGACAGTTTGAGGCCACTGTAATGTTGTGCTCATGCTTCGCTTGCATGAAGAGGTAGATGCATTTTCTATTATTTCCCAAAGTTGACATTTTTAGGGAAGAGAAGTCTGCATTGGGTGAAATGTGCCCTAGATGTTAAGATCAACTGTTGAGTCAGCTTTCACAGACTAGGGTGCTCAGTAAAGCAGGTTATGTAGAACCTGGGTTGCTAAGACAACAGTTCACATTGTACGTTGTCATTAATTCCGGTTGACCTTCTTGGCCATATCCAAGGTAAAATAGATTTGTAAATAAATACAGAGAACAGCTGAAGCAAGAACACAGTTTGTCTTTGCAATGTAATCCAGGTCACTATCGGGGTACACGTTTCATTCAAAtgactctgttttctctctgtgtaACCTTAACTTAGTTTCACACACAAAGTGTGATTTCTCTGTGACTTATAATCGCTGTCATGGAGTTGTCATTATGGATGTGTGCTGCACGCCTCCTATAAATTCCTTTATTGATAGTTGGGCCGTCTACATGTTGCTTATTCATTCTATTGCACAGCTATCATAACACATTGCTAGTGTATTGCTTTATAACTGTGTACATGGCCATGATGGAGTCAAcacagaaatgtttgttttgtattttgaacTTTCATCTTCAGCTTTATCTACCCAGTATTTGTCTGCATGTTTACTTGTACCTTGACTCCAGGTTCCATTGACAGTTAGAGACTAATGGTTACTCATGGTTAACTCCTTAGACTCCCTGGaccagtgtgtgtcagtgctgtccAAGAGGTTTGCTGCTGCCGAGTCCTTCAGAGACAAACTCAACAACGGTCTTCCCCATTCCCACTCCCATTCCCATCGGGAGAAACACACTGAGGTCTGGCACAGGAAAGACCCCAGTCCACAGGATGACACACCAAAACCGAAGGTGACACTCTTTTGTTAAGAATACCTTTTTTTTCCAGTCAATGTACTTAAAACTGGTATCCATTGTGTCCTCACTTCTAATGATATCTCACCCTCTCCTCAGGTCACCAACGGTAAAATCCCTACGTCCATACTGAAGAGGTCTGGCTCAGGATCAGACTCGGAGCCCAGCCACAGATGGAAAGGCGAGCGACGGGTCCGGTTCCGGGAGCCTGAGACCACTGTGCAtggtgagagagacacagcaggATAAGAGATCAAATACCAAACATAGGGAGGCCATGAGGACAAGACCTGTCCTAGCTTTAAAAGTCTGGGCCCATTCAGTGCATGTAACGAGCCGAGGAGAGATAAAGCGTGTGTGTCAGACTATAGCTGATGGAGAGGGTTACCTTCTGGTGCATTCTCACCTCTACCCAATCACTCTGACTTCTTTACTGCACTCGGAGGCCCTGGTCTGCAGAAACAAGAAACACATTTATCATTGGACTGACTCAGCTCTATTCCACTGGGTTTGGGGAGTTAAACACTCACTATATCAAAATGTATAAAGCAATTCTTAGTAATACATTGGTGAGATATACTGCTAAATCTACTGTTCTCCTCATTCTCTATGGGGCAATGTACCTCACAAAGGGGTCTGCATTGTTATGGCGTAGCTGTAAAAGAAAATGAACAAGATACAGTAAAATCCTGTGATTAGATCGTAAAACACTGTCCCTTGAGGATACTGTAGTATTTAATGCAATGCTGAATTTAGAAAAAGAACAAACATGTTCAAGTGATTTACACTTCATGATGAATTATGCATGCAAATGAGTTAGCATACAATCTGTGACACAGAGATAGCTAATGACGTGCAGCCATCCATTGTAGCTGTACGCCACCAGGCATGTGTGTACTGTGGCTGCAGCTAGATGTCTAGGTGCAATGTGAAGCTGTTATTtacttgtttattatctatcgGTTTCGCAGACGTTCCATACTATGACTGTTTAGTTGGTAAGTCTGTCTGAGAGTGGTCCCAATTATTAACTTACTAAGAGCATGAAGCAAGTGTCACCCTTACTGACTGGCCATTACTGACTTGTTATAGTAAACCCGTTTATGGAATACTGTTGTGTGGTGATTCATGTCAAAATATGCCATCATAGACATTTTAATATTGTACTGTGATGCATGGGTTTTCCTCCCTCCAGTGAGTTCGTTTTGCATGGCCCGTTGCCCCAGGTGGGAGGAATTTGCACATTACACATTAAGTGAAATCTTCACCCACCGGggcaccgggccatgcaaaaTGAACTGGCCCATTTTTTTCCACTGTTGATATTGCATATTCCAGTCCCGTATCTGGTGTATGGAACATTTTATACAGTTAACAAAGAGCCattaccaaaaacacaaaaaaaaagcaGGCCTCTAGCTACAATGGGTGGAGAAAATTAATTTTGGAATCAGGAAGATGCCATGCCCCTCACACCTGAGCGGGCAGACTGGATGAGCCATTGCAATTCATAAATCATTCAACAGTTTGTTGTTGGTCTCTTTTGGTTCACAGCCTATGACACGTCACCGCCACGCCCCCACCTGGCCCTGTTCACCTGCTTGTTCCTGCTGATGTCACTGCTGGGCGTGGTCATGTACAGCACGGACCGCCGGCGCCCACAGCGTGTGTGTGAGGAGCTGGAGGCCTCATTGGCTGTCTATCTGATACACATGAAACAGCTGCTGTGGGGCTGCTGGATCTGGCTAACCATGCAGTGACTGGGAGCCACCGAAGGGGGAGATGTGGAGTAGTGAATTCACTCTCTTCCTCACTACATGTCCCTTAAGGTGTCCTTACCCAGCTTGGTCCACGAGCACACCTCAGTCATACACACTGACTATCTATCTATGGTGTTGAGATGTGCACCCCTACTGCTACGCTCACACCCATATATGGAGAAATGTGTAATCTCAGAGATACAGTACGTATCCTCCACACCTGTACACTGGTGGTGGGTATGCAGCCATGTTTGTTTTATCGATAAGACGTTTTGCACATCAGCAATGTTGACGCTCACTGATTATGCTCACTTAATTGCTACAATCATTTACATTTTCCATTCTTGACAAAATCTATTGTATGTGAGTAAATGTTTAATGGATTGCAaaatcaattgtatttattttattacagtactacagtacgtAATTTTGTGTACTTAAAAGATTACTACAGATATGAATGTCTATATACCGTATAGTAAGGATTATCACAATATTACGCCTTGTTATTGCACATAATTGAATGTAGAAAATGTGAAAACTGCTttaaattggcaaaaaaaaacacCCTTACTGTCTAAAATAAGGATTATAGATTGAGTCAAGCACAATGTGAACACCTTTTAAAAATGATTTCTGAAACAGACACAGGACTGCTTCAATTCACAGTGCCAGGTTGATCTAGCAAATTGTTTGACAAAGCCATCTTTCTTTTACAGCATAAGAACTGTAGTCTGACCATTTTTAGGTCAGATAAATGTTGTGATCCCAGTTGGACAAAGATgacaacttcagcacaataataTGAATGCTCTCTTTCCTGGGAATGTACTCAAATTCAAAGAGTGATTATGACAGTGTACCTCTTGGTAAATGCTAAAATGCCACAAGTAACATCCTCTATCCTCTAAATGTTATTTATTTCTTATATACTGCATATCTGCATCTACTCAAATATCCAATACTTTTGTTTTCTTTACACATTTTGAAAGGGCTtttgttgcatttctattttttgATTGATCCGATATTCAGGTTTTAATCTTCATGTCAAATGCTTTAAAAGCTGTGGATTATTTTGGGATTGAAACATACTTTAAATTAGAGCAAATGTTTATGATGCAAAGTAAATAAAAGGTACGTACATTAACTGTACGGTCCAGTGATATAGGGTAAGATGCAGCAACATTGTGACACTAATTGAAGCATCACTGTGGGACCTTCATTAACTGGCACCATTCAAATATGGAGCATTTAGAAATTGAGTCTCTTCTTTACAGGTGTTGAGCTTTAAAGGGCAATGTGATGCTTATCAAATACATGTCAATCTGAGCAATAAAACACAAGACATTGTTTCCAATAATACATATTCTTTATACAGCTTTCAGGGAACACAACTATAGTAAAGAGTCAGTGTTGGAAAAAAATCTGAGCAATACGATGCAACCAATGTCTGAATGGAAGAGATACTGAGACTGAAGGTTTTCTCTACACTCTCAAGCGGAACTACTGTCATTAGCAGCACAAATAACTAGCAAGTAAACATGGCCTGTATCTGCACATTTTGGTTAGTAGCTGCATTTCACTGCTGACAATCTGTATGTGGTCACTTTGAAAGAAGTGCCTTTTAGAAGGATTTCTTAGTTTCtatctttttttatttaattgaatAATTTTAAATAAAACTGTCATTGCATACCAAAGTCAGTGAGGGTGGTGACTAGCTTTTTAAAGTCTAACATgcttttgaatgtgtgtgtgtgtgtgtgtgtgtgtgtgtgtgtgtgtgtgtgtgtgtgtgtgtgtgtgtgtgtgtgtgtgtgtgtgtgtgtgtgtgtgtgtgtgtgtgtgtgtgtgtgtgtgtgtgttggcgtgagAGCGAGAGCATGCATGTGTGCAATAAAATGATGATCCATCTTTCCACGCCGCAGGCTACATTTCCTCACGCACAACAACACAGAACTAGCCTTGGATAATGTGTCATCCCGTCTATGTTACAGGCTTCTCACTCActgtcaaaacattttttttccgtCAAGATTGTGTCAAATAACAAAGGAGGGGCCAGCCTGAGCTTTTATGATTATCAGGATGAACAGATTGACTGATTTAGCTACTTATGTGATTTTCAGGCATTTCATCCTGAGATCTGTTCCAGTCAGTTTAAGTTCATTGACAAAGTTCTTACAAAGTACActttgcatttaaaaaaataaataaatacatttaaaaaaaaatactgtttggTAATTGTAGATACTGCATAATAGACTGAAAATCATACATCATACTCTGTTGCTGCATGCATGCAAAGAATTCACACATTACTGAAAGCCTATCATGAATGTATTCGACTGTTACAAAATAATATATTGCCCAACACAAAAACATGTCAGCCTGCTCACACTGTCTATATTCACACAGTACATGCAAAAAATGAAAACAAAGAAAATATGATCCATTTGAACCATTCTTTAACCACCTTGTGTGAGTCACCATCTATGTGCAGCTAAATGGAAATCAAGGTAAAAACGAGTCTCAATGCACCATTTCTATCCTCATTAAATGACCCTGATTTTCTGAGCTCATTTACGCTCCAGTGTGTGCCTTGAAGGGGAAGACATGTCAGCAGTAGCTCATTATCAAATACAAATATAGCAAGTGGACAAATGGATTGAATCAGCTCCACAATACAGCCGGAATCTCTTTACCCTACAGCGCTTTACAGTCAACAGCAGCGTTTTCAAGGGGAAAATCAGGAAACATATGAGGAGGAGTATGTCCAAGCAAGACATTATTATGCACTCTAAATGGATCTCTAAATGGAACAGTTAATGGATTTCACTTGATTGAAAattgcactgagtgtacaaaacattaagaacacctgctcttaccaggtgaatccaggtgaaagctatgatcccttatttatttatgtcacctgttaaatccacttcaatcagtgtagatgaagggggggatATAGGTTAAAAAAAGGATGTTTAAGCTTTGAGACAGCTGAGACatagattgtgtttgtgtgccattcagagggaggGTGAATGGCCTtgacaaaagatttaagtacagtatggtagtaggtctcaggcgcaccggtttgtatcaagaactgcaacgccgccgggtttttcacactcaacagtttcttgtgtgtatcaagaatggtccaccatcaaatggacatccaaccaacttaacacaaccgtgggaagcattggagtcaacatgggccagcatccatgtggaacactttcgacaccttgtagagtccatggcccgacgaattgaggctgtctgagggcaaaaaggggtgaaactcaatattaggaaggtgttcctaatcttttgtacactcagtgtagattgACAGGGGCTGGCAGTTGGGGTAGGATAGGAGGATATGTGTCAGTAATGTGCACGTGCCCTCTGGGTGTTAGATCATGCCACTCTTCAACTGGTTGGCATCGGAGCCCCGGTGGGACGAGTGTCCCAGCAGCAGCTCCTTCTCGTGGATCAGACTGTCCAGAAGGTCCTCCTGGCGGTAGTTGTGGTAGACCTTGAGGAAAGCCATGACCGTGATGCCCAGCCACGTCAGCCACGCTGCCCACAGACCAAACTGCACAGCAGAGACGGGGAGGCAGGGGGGGACGTTTAACAGACATTACATAGCCTCACAGATTTAAACAAGGGCTAGGGGTTTCCAAGTTCATTGAACATGTTTTAATAAGTCTAAGATATCAACAAAGTGTATGACAATATACATCCGTCTGACCCTTACCTGGGCAATGGCAAACTGGTCATAGAACGAGGAGTTGTCCAATCCTAACTCCAGATCGGTGTCCTGCATGTCCTCACAGCTGAGATACAAGACAAAGTTAGCTTAGGAAAATAACTCTCCGGACTGTCCAAGAGCCATAAGATGGGGTCATGAGCCTCACCTGCTGGGCATGCCCCCGCCCTCTGTGATGGCGTCACACCACAAGTTGAAGCCCACACTAATGATGGTGCTGGAGAGGAACACTGTGAACACCATCAAGGAGCTGATCAACAGATTCAGGAAGGCATTGAACAGGGAACTGCACtcacagagacagagtgaaagagcaagagagaaagtgagagagagaacgtaAGACAGGTTCAATAATGTAATTGTTCTATCATTACCATCCCTGGCTCATTTGCCTAATGTTGTATGTATTGGACTTGATTAGATGATAATTCATTTAACTGTGACTATGTTGCGTTCTAATGGACGATATGACCAATAGAAGGAGATTGGTGGTGTATCTGTATGCCAATAATGAATTAATTATTAGTTTTAGATACATGTTTTTTAAGTGGATGGATAGATTACCCTACCCACCTTATGTCAGAATGAAACAACGACAGACTAATGAAAACCTCTGCATTGCACAGTAGCAAAACGGTTATTATAAAGATTGCAAGCGTCTAATCATTATATAAGGCCTATTAATCAATGCAGTTTTTGTAATTGCACCTCTGTTGAAAGGCAGAAAATGGCATGTCTTCCTTCTGGCTGATTGAACATATTGATTACGGAGCAAAGCAGCAAGATGGGCAGATTTTGCCATAGCAAAAACATACGTTAACATTTTTTGAGGGCTACATCTgtagacctcagaaaaagaaattGAACGTAAGGCTGTAATTAATCAAGAAGGATCACTGATCATTCGGGTGTGGGAGTGGATGGGCATGGGCTACTTGAAACACATCCCATCTATTTTCTCTATTTAAATAATTCAGATAGAATAAACACAAAGAAAACCTGCAAATCAAAACACAAGAACCACAAGTGATTTTGACACTCACTCGTCGTGGCCTTTGAAAAGAAACAACAGCAGTCTCCATGACTGCACTGCGGACAGGATGAGAGATGCTATCCCGACAAAAGTGATGAAACTGCAGGAAGACTCCGGTCCCCACTCCTCAACGATAAAGCGCTGCTTTGAGACTGTGATGTTCTCATTCTGCCACATACCACGCGTGAAAAGCAAGCATTTTCCATGAAAATCCTCCGTGTTTTCAGAGAGAGGCACTACGGCAATAAAACCAAACACAAACGCCAAAAAATAGAGGATGCATTGGGCGAAGATTAAATTATCAAGGGCCATTATTGCGTCTCCTTTCTCTTACTGCGTTCGTTGCATCGGCGACTGCGCAGTAGAGACATTTGAGCGTGGGCGCAGCATCAGCATCATTCGTGCTGGAGCAGCAGGCTCAATGGGACCGATTCAGACAAAGCCTCGTTCACATTAACCATAAGCACTCCTCTACATTGCACCGGTTGTCATTAATTTCAATGTGGACGCCGACAATGGAGTGGAATCGCAACGCCCCCTTGCGGTTGAAGACTCTGTTGCGAGACGCATACTTGATATTTTTCCAAACTTTGTGTGGTCTTCAGTCCAGCCagaggctgcattccaaacacttaaaagacacacactctctcctg contains:
- the LOC110505588 gene encoding uncharacterized protein LOC110505588 isoform X3, whose product is MLNGGREGLFQLGQQLQQQGEYQAALHCFLSSLLGLRHVQSFTSLPNCLHQIAELFISENNYGKALQFIQAEKMFYEVALIELTAVQGSTGPQEEALLGSAGTGWASSEELSDQASQAQHLEQLAQLCIVSKRPHLALEYSGKATKIHQRAFGNDHPITDRSLELLATVYAEIGKTEYSDSLDQCVSVLSKRFAAAESFRDKLNNGLPHSHSHSHREKHTEVWHRKDPSPQDDTPKPKVTNGKIPTSILKRSGSGSDSEPSHRWKGERRVRFREPETTVHDVPYYDCLVAYDTSPPRPHLALFTCLFLLMSLLGVVMYSTDRRRPQRVCEELEASLAVYLIHMKQLLWGCWIWLTMQ
- the LOC110505588 gene encoding uncharacterized protein LOC110505588 isoform X1 is translated as MLNGGREGLFQLGQQLQQQGEYQAALHCFLSSLLGLRHVQSFTSLPNCLHQHRISMFPVDSARYTVKRRSLSVCLAQEQTEKCQMALLNIAELFISENNYGKALQFIQAEKMFYEVALIELTAVQGSTGPQEEALLGSAGTGWASSEELSDQASQAQHLEQLAQLCIVSKRPHLALEYSGKATKIHQRAFGNDHPITDRSLELLATVYAEIGKTEYSDSLDQCVSVLSKRFAAAESFRDKLNNGLPHSHSHSHREKHTEVWHRKDPSPQDDTPKPKVTNGKIPTSILKRSGSGSDSEPSHRWKGERRVRFREPETTVHDVPYYDCLVAYDTSPPRPHLALFTCLFLLMSLLGVVMYSTDRRRPQRVCEELEASLAVYLIHMKQLLWGCWIWLTMQ
- the LOC110505590 gene encoding transmembrane protein 179-like produces the protein MALDNLIFAQCILYFLAFVFGFIAVVPLSENTEDFHGKCLLFTRGMWQNENITVSKQRFIVEEWGPESSCSFITFVGIASLILSAVQSWRLLLFLFKGHDDSLFNAFLNLLISSLMVFTVFLSSTIISVGFNLWCDAITEGGGMPSSCEDMQDTDLELGLDNSSFYDQFAIAQFGLWAAWLTWLGITVMAFLKVYHNYRQEDLLDSLIHEKELLLGHSSHRGSDANQLKSGMI
- the LOC110505588 gene encoding uncharacterized protein LOC110505588 isoform X2, translated to MLNGGREGLFQLGQQLQQQGEYQAALHCFLSSLLGLRHVQSFTSLPNCLHQHRISMFPVDSARYTVKRRSLSVCLAQEQTEKCQMALLNIAELFISENNYGKALQFIQAEKMFYEVALIELTAVQGSTGPQEEALLGSAGTGWASSEELSDQASQAQHLEQLAQLCIVSKRPHLALEYSGKATKIHQRAFGNDHPITDRSLELLATVYAEIGKTEYSDSLDQCVSVLSKRFAAAESFRDKLNNGLPHSHSHSHREKHTEVWHRKDPSPQDDTPKPKVTNGKIPTSILKRSGSGSDSEPSHRWKGERRVRFREPETTVHAYDTSPPRPHLALFTCLFLLMSLLGVVMYSTDRRRPQRVCEELEASLAVYLIHMKQLLWGCWIWLTMQ